The following coding sequences lie in one Lepidochelys kempii isolate rLepKem1 chromosome 18, rLepKem1.hap2, whole genome shotgun sequence genomic window:
- the FBXO2 gene encoding F-box only protein 2 yields MDSLPEAVLIQILASIPAVELVLACRLVCCQWKNLVDGAALWTLKCQQEGFTGAEPKEEAENWQTFYFLSKRKRNLIKNPCGEENLEHWGEVENGGDGWKIEDLPGDFGKEFPSDGVHKYFVTSYEWCRKSQVIDLRAEGYWEELMDTTQPKIVVKDWYAGRSDAGCLYQLHVKLLSEHEDVLAEYQSDTVAIPQDNAANWTELSHTFSDYGPGARFVRFEHGGQDTLFWKGWYGVRVTNSSVMVEP; encoded by the exons ATGGACTCCCTCCCTGAAGCCGTCCTGATCCAGATCCTGGCCTCCATCCCCGCGGTGGAGCTGGTGCTGGCGTGCCGCCTGGTCTGCTGCCAGTGGAAGAACCTCGTGGACGGAGCAGCTCTCTGGACCCTGAAGTGCCAGCAGGAGGGCTTCACCGGGGCAGAGCCTAAAGAGGAGGCCGAGAACTGGCAAACATTCTACTTCCTGAGTAAGAGGAAGAGGAATTTAATCAAGAACCCCTGCGGCGAAG AGAATTTAGAGCACTGGGGGGAAGTGGAGAACGGAGGTGATGGCTGGAAAATTGAGGACCTGCCAGGAGACTTTGGAAAAGAATTTCCCAGTGATGGAGTCCACAAATACTTCGTCACCTCCTACGA GTGGTGCCGCAAGTCTCAGGTCATCGACCTCAGGGCTGAGGGTTACTGGGAGGAGCTGATGGACACAACCCAGCCTAAAATTGTGGTAAAGGACTG GTACGCGGGTCGCAGTGACGCCGGCTGCCTCTACCAGCTGCACGTGAAGCTGCTGTCGGAGCACGAGGACGTCCTGGCCGAGTACCAGAGCGACACGGTCGCCATTCCGCAGGACAACGCTGCCAACTGGACCGAG CTCTCCCACACCTTCTCCGACTATGGGCCCGGGGCTCGCTTTGTGCGCTTTGAACACGGAGGCCAGGACACACTCTTCTGGAAAGGATGGTACGGGGTCCGCGTGACCAACAGCAGCGTGATGGTGGAGCCCTAG